A portion of the Mesobacillus sp. AQ2 genome contains these proteins:
- a CDS encoding YkoF family thiamine/hydroxymethylpyrimidine-binding protein → MEKNLCGTSEITGARFSIYPMSDRFVEIILSALKEVDTTKVWMKTDDISTCARGRSEHVFDVVKAIFLNASKGGDHVVLNATFSNGCPGDSAGDTLMAEDSILLNEKLSNSISQEVACQFALYPLGIANYMEVIMDQIKTVEEQGVFGGGVHYASRLDGDANQVFTGLEKAFDGARSSDSSHIVMTVTMSANSPSRKEAK, encoded by the coding sequence ATGGAAAAGAATTTGTGCGGTACAAGCGAGATTACTGGGGCAAGATTTTCGATTTACCCCATGTCAGACAGATTCGTGGAAATAATCCTGTCAGCACTGAAAGAAGTAGACACAACAAAAGTATGGATGAAGACAGATGATATTAGCACCTGTGCACGCGGGCGGTCTGAACATGTATTTGATGTTGTTAAAGCAATCTTTTTAAATGCTTCAAAAGGCGGAGACCATGTAGTCCTGAATGCTACCTTTTCAAATGGATGCCCTGGCGATTCTGCAGGCGATACCTTGATGGCAGAAGACTCCATATTGCTAAATGAAAAACTCTCAAACAGCATCAGCCAGGAAGTTGCCTGCCAGTTCGCACTCTATCCACTGGGAATAGCGAATTATATGGAGGTAATCATGGATCAAATTAAGACCGTTGAGGAACAAGGTGTGTTCGGTGGCGGAGTGCATTATGCCTCCAGGCTTGATGGGGATGCGAACCAGGTATTCACTGGTTTAGAAAAAGCATTTGACGGAGCGAGGTCCAGTGATTCTTCCCATATTGTAATGACTGTAACCATGTCAGCAAATAGTCCTTCAAGAAAGGAGGCAAAATAA
- a CDS encoding ECF transporter S component — protein MIENWKLREVIVLSVLAVVFGVVYLLFLQVGNVLVGLFGMIGYDLIFGIWFIVSIIAAYIIRKPGAAVLSETIAAIIEVMLGNAVGPRLILAGLIQGLGAEAVFAATKWKNYSTWVLITAGMGSSITSFVWGYFLGGFSALSPGYVAAMFFVRLLSGALLAGLSGKYISDSLARTGALNSFPLGKEARKEKLADERPA, from the coding sequence ATGATCGAAAATTGGAAACTTCGTGAAGTGATTGTGTTATCCGTCCTTGCAGTCGTTTTCGGTGTCGTGTACCTGCTTTTTTTACAGGTGGGAAATGTTCTGGTCGGGTTATTCGGTATGATAGGCTATGATTTGATTTTTGGTATTTGGTTCATTGTTTCAATCATCGCTGCCTATATCATCAGAAAGCCTGGAGCAGCTGTACTGTCAGAGACCATAGCGGCCATAATAGAAGTTATGCTTGGAAATGCCGTAGGACCAAGACTGATCCTTGCAGGTCTTATTCAGGGACTGGGAGCTGAAGCAGTCTTCGCCGCAACAAAATGGAAAAACTACTCAACATGGGTACTGATTACTGCAGGTATGGGATCTTCCATCACCAGTTTTGTCTGGGGATATTTTTTGGGAGGATTTTCTGCTTTATCCCCAGGCTATGTGGCAGCAATGTTTTTTGTAAGATTATTAAGCGGGGCACTGCTAGCCGGACTATCAGGCAAATACATAAGTGACAGCCTTGCCAGGACCGGGGCACTGAATAGCTTCCCTCTTGGAAAAGAAGCAAGAAAGGAAAAGCTTGCCGATGAGCGGCCAGCATAA
- a CDS encoding ABC transporter ATP-binding protein translates to MSGQHKTPLLEVSNLNFKFEDDSILENISFNINENENIFILGPSGSGKSTLAYCLNNLYPDSIGGIKTGSIQYKGLEISSFAPGEINQKIGLVMQDPDSQFCMQTVEEELIFILENIRLPRTEFEQRIRNALGLVDMLPMKKRVIQSLSGGQKQKLAIACALAMEPEMLILDEPTANLDPASSFELVRTLKSLKKQRPFSILVIEHNLDYWQDFMDRCLILNTEGELIFDGPEGICFSDYAEMLAKEGIWLPRAVDAGLRLRNAGLLTTSSLPITIAEIIRKTDDFQKCLQLLSGKEHRKRDDHSAFIFETNGVSYVKTNKAIIENISLSIKEGEFIAIAGSNGSGKTTFSRCLSGLLEFEGEIKFYGKWLDDWLETSKWRKMGYVFQNPEHQFITDSVKEEIFYSLKGQNKHEQNDRLKEILKLLRMEDKEYSHPFSLSQGQKRRLSVATMLVNGQEVILLDEPTFGQDANTAKELIDLIKKSLPETGCIIMITHDMDIIEQHADKVLVMDGGKMLFYDTPHLLWSQSDLLARANLRLPFVKELEMYLEGSYLAK, encoded by the coding sequence ATGAGCGGCCAGCATAAGACTCCCTTGCTTGAAGTCTCCAATTTAAACTTCAAGTTTGAGGACGATTCCATACTTGAAAATATCTCTTTTAATATTAATGAAAATGAGAACATTTTTATACTTGGTCCAAGCGGTTCCGGGAAAAGCACCCTCGCTTATTGTCTAAATAATCTTTATCCAGACTCTATCGGCGGAATCAAAACTGGAAGCATCCAATATAAAGGCCTTGAGATCTCCTCGTTCGCTCCTGGAGAGATCAATCAAAAAATCGGTTTGGTCATGCAGGATCCAGATTCTCAATTCTGCATGCAGACAGTTGAAGAAGAATTAATCTTTATACTTGAGAACATCAGGCTTCCGAGAACCGAATTTGAACAAAGGATACGTAATGCTCTTGGACTGGTGGATATGCTTCCCATGAAGAAGCGTGTGATACAAAGCCTTTCAGGAGGACAAAAACAAAAGCTCGCGATTGCCTGTGCACTGGCTATGGAGCCAGAGATGCTAATCCTTGATGAGCCAACTGCAAACCTTGATCCCGCCTCCAGTTTTGAACTTGTCAGGACGCTAAAAAGCTTGAAAAAGCAACGCCCATTCAGTATCCTTGTCATCGAACATAATCTTGATTATTGGCAGGATTTTATGGATCGCTGCCTGATTTTAAACACTGAGGGTGAATTGATATTTGATGGACCTGAAGGGATTTGTTTTTCCGATTATGCAGAAATGCTGGCGAAGGAAGGAATCTGGCTCCCCAGGGCTGTAGATGCTGGTTTAAGATTGCGAAATGCCGGGTTGCTCACAACCTCTTCCCTGCCCATTACAATCGCTGAAATCATCAGGAAGACAGACGATTTCCAAAAATGTCTCCAGCTCCTCTCAGGTAAAGAGCACAGGAAAAGAGACGATCACTCTGCATTCATTTTCGAAACCAATGGTGTCAGCTATGTAAAAACCAACAAAGCAATCATTGAAAACATCAGTTTGTCTATAAAGGAAGGGGAATTTATAGCAATAGCAGGATCCAACGGCTCGGGCAAGACGACCTTTTCAAGATGTCTGTCAGGCCTTCTCGAATTTGAAGGAGAAATAAAATTTTATGGAAAATGGTTAGATGATTGGCTTGAAACATCTAAATGGAGAAAAATGGGCTATGTTTTCCAAAACCCGGAACATCAATTCATCACGGATTCAGTAAAAGAGGAAATCTTTTATAGCTTGAAGGGGCAAAACAAACATGAGCAAAACGATAGATTAAAAGAAATTTTGAAACTCCTGCGGATGGAGGATAAGGAATACAGCCACCCCTTTTCATTAAGCCAGGGTCAAAAGAGGAGATTAAGTGTAGCGACGATGCTCGTCAATGGTCAGGAAGTCATTCTCCTGGACGAACCAACATTCGGCCAGGATGCCAATACAGCGAAAGAACTGATTGATCTCATAAAAAAGTCTTTACCCGAAACAGGCTGTATCATCATGATCACCCATGATATGGATATCATCGAGCAGCATGCAGATAAAGTGTTGGTGATGGACGGAGGAAAAATGCTATTTTACGATACTCCCCATCTCCTTTGGAGCCAATCAGATCTATTGGCCAGGGCTAACCTCAGGCTGCCGTTCGTCAAGGAACTGGAAATGTATCTGGAGGGAAGTTATCTTGCTAAATAA